The Humulus lupulus chromosome 3, drHumLupu1.1, whole genome shotgun sequence genome window below encodes:
- the LOC133824318 gene encoding uncharacterized protein LOC133824318, translating into MAALTRKKINFEWTNKCEQSFQELKTRLTTALVLTIPKGTKGYAIYSDASEQGLEVVLMQHGKDVDLFTLWAEETLIEDYLVLTFFSLRITSHFVFAMPAFFIAVFSAKEFMDVQPGNVGDGKLPAIEVSSGPVESKSSSLVDAVLCYVVNSDSHINNKPFVLLNVLNFLKALWQRAAQYINILVRLKISEKFKKQLSKCISLTSLDSLPDSLTEMEALNLAYKYQCQSSIMEIMAYDTHTHYPIQDLIEFTNENDTLCKVSQLECVLISFLSFW; encoded by the exons ATGGCTGCACTGACCCGGAAGAAGATCAACTTTGAGTGGACAAACAAGTGCGAACAGAGTTTTCAAGAGTTAAAAACTAGATTAACAACTGCTCTAGTGCTCACTATCCCAAAAGGCACAAAGGGTTATGCCATTTATAGTGATGCATCAGAACAAGGACTCGAAGTTGTATTGATGCAACATGGGAAG GATGTTGACCTCTTTACCTTGTGGGCTGAGGAGACACTGATTGAAGACTATTTGGTTTTGACATTCTTTTCCTTGCGTATTACAAGTCATTTTGTATTTGCAATG CCTGCTTTTTTTATTGCTGTATTTTCCGCCAAAGAGTTTATGGACGTCCAACCAGGTAATGTTGGTGATGGGAAGCTGCCAGCAATTGAGGTTTCCTCTGGGCCAGTAGAGTCTAAAAGTTCAAGCCTTGTAGATGCAGTACTTTGTTATGTTGTAAATTCTGACAGTCATATCAATAA CAAACCCTTTGTGCTGCTTAATGTACTCAACTTTTTAAAGGCATTGTGGCAAAGGGCGGCTCAATATATCAATATATTGGTTAGGTTGAAAATCTCTGAGAAGTTCAAGAAGCAATTGTCAAAATGCATTTCACTAACTTCTCTGGATTCTTTGCCTGATAGCCTGACTGAGATGGAAGCTCTAAATCTGGCATACAAATATCAGTGTCAATCTTCCATAATGGAAATAATGGCATatgacacacacacacactatCCAATCCAAGACTTAATTGAATTTACCAATGAAAATGATACCCTGTGTAAGGTATCTCAGTTGGAATGTGTCCTTATTTCATTTTTGTCATTCTGGTAA